The nucleotide window GCTCGGCACTTCCTCACCCGACAAGCTCTTGGAGGAAGTCACGCCGCCATCCACGAAGTATGTGGCGCCGGTTACGTAGCTGGCTTCGTCGGAGGCCAGGAACAGGTACACATTGGCCACTTCCTCGGGTGTGCCCCGACGGCCCATTGGCACGCCTTCCACCGTGTTTTTTTCCATCTTCTTATCCATCGGGCCGGTTTCCTTGTGCGTCCAGGCCGTATCAATCGGGCCTGGGCCCACGCAGTTGACGCGCACCCCGTATTTGGCTTGTTCCACAGCCAGGCCCTTGGAGAAAGTCATGACCCAGGCTTTGGTGCCGCCGTAGGGCGTGATGTTGGGAGAACCCATCTGTCCGGCCTCCGAGCCCGCCGAAATGATGTTGCCTCGGGTTTTCTGCAAATACGGCAGCGCGGCCCGGCTCATGTGAAACGCGGTGTAGATGTTGTTCTTAATCATATACTCGAAGGCCTCCACCGGGTACTTATCCAGC belongs to Hymenobacter cellulosilyticus and includes:
- a CDS encoding SDR family NAD(P)-dependent oxidoreductase — its product is MTRRLEGKVAIVTGGGAGIGEAISKKFAREGAAVLVVGLAEDPVGEVVEEIVAAGGRAAAFTGDISTQATAEACVQQAVELFGKLDVLVNNAGVFPATDELDKYPVEAFEYMIKNNIYTAFHMSRAALPYLQKTRGNIISAGSEAGQMGSPNITPYGGTKAWVMTFSKGLAVEQAKYGVRVNCVGPGPIDTAWTHKETGPMDKKMEKNTVEGVPMGRRGTPEEVANVYLFLASDEASYVTGATYFVDGGVTSSKSLSGEEVPSELKKEPAGELVLSHSQDGHAEIRPQDTGHMSS